A stretch of the Diadema setosum chromosome 16, eeDiaSeto1, whole genome shotgun sequence genome encodes the following:
- the LOC140239576 gene encoding uncharacterized protein, which yields MSAYGNTSPGLSAMEWNSEDIYLLLEENYRLRRDLADLKKRLKWALETQPQGDRRAESAPISYVSEGLYQGTSSSSSEQRLFAHQLQHRQTSPDATGSIDDPPLLTGVTSSIAPGGSEVEVGVLPQGPDGPRERSFRNLFSTINQEMPTLCASQASEGQPGIRCQKFASSVMEPLDCSSQPLSEDFLDMTRKNTLPRQHLLHGIAVQLKPNVMGSKPMQASLQGQLLAGSTRSPLVQVTSTAASPNAPEDIAIPGQTSSPCIVKVQSLADVLPLSQPASVSVSAEEDATVMEISKPPELFQQPMADVSPTSMETDSGCAADDCASSSTMLYPTAETAKATQTADTHKESGNSDDKATGVTTTMKSLSKETYSTEALRKVSPKKARKALHWYEFRIKPHMLHCSLQDQIFTSESEDMVEISPGTGVEVAKSVLQSTTAQSSIYGMARVLLLHLFTIEELLNGSIKGRKGSVQRYKKPWLDLHKMAAIIDAIRTNFGLKLNTWIIIEKLRMALSYITSNVKKYKPVAAN from the exons AATACCAGCCCGGGACTATCTGCAATGGAATGGAACTCTGAAGACATCTATCTACTCCTTGAAGAAAACTATCGACTTAGGAGGGATTTGGCCGATTTGAAGAAGAGACTCAAATGGGCACTAG AGACCCAACCACAGGGAGATAGAAGAGCAGAGTCAGCCCCTATCAGTTATGTTTCTGAAGGCTTGTATCAGGGCACCTCAAGCAGTTCCAGTGAGCAAAGGCTCTTTGCACACCAACTACAGCACAGGCAGACATCACCAGATGCCACTGGTTCAATTGATGACCCACCTCTCTTGACTGGAGTCACTTCGTCCATTGCACCTGGAGGGTCAGAGGTAGAGGTTGGGGTGCTTCCTCAGGGGCCAGATGGACCAAGGGAGCGTTCGTTTAGGAATCTCTTCTCCACCATCAATCAGGAGATGCCCACATTGTGTGCAAGTCAGGCTAGTGAAGGGCAACCAGGGATCAGGTGTCAGAAGTTTGCTTCTTCCGTAATGGAACCCTTGGACTGCTCCAGCCAGCCACTTTCTGAGGACTTTCTAGATATGACCAGAAAAAATACTTTGCCCCGTCAGCATCTTTTGCATGGCATAGCTGTCCAGCTGAAACCAAATGTAATGGGCTCTAAGCCGATGCAAGCCAGTCTGCAAGGACAGCTGCTTGCTGGCTCTACTAGGAGTCCGCTTGTCCAGGTAACATCGACAGCTGCTAGTCCAAATGCTCCTGAAGACATAGCCATTCCGGGACAAACTAGCTCTCCGTGTATCGTGAAAGTGCAGTCCCTAGCAGATGTCCTGCCTCTGTCCCAGCCAGCCAGTGTGTCTGTATCTGCAGAGGAAGATGCCACTGTGATGGAAATTTCAAAACCACCAGAGCTGTTCCAACAACCCATGGCTGACGTCAGTCCAACTAGTATGGAGACTGACAGTGGATGTGCTGCAGATGACTGTGCCTCCAGTTCGACCATGCTTTACCCCACTGCTGAGACCGCAAAAGCTACTCAGACTGCTGATACGCATAAAGAAAGTGGAAACTCGGATGACAAGGCAACAGGTGTTACCACTACCATGAAATCTCTTTCAAAAGAGACCTACTCAACAGAAGCCCTTCGTAAAGTTTCTCCGAAGAAAGCCAGGAAAGCACTTCATTGGTATGAATTTCGTATCAAACCTCATATGCTTCACTGCTCTCTCCAGgatcaaatttttacttcagaAAGTGAG GACATGGTAGAGATCAGTCCCGGGACTGGAGTTGAGGTTGCCAAGAGTGTTCTCCAGTCCACCACGGCTCAGTCTTCGATTTATGGCATGGCAAGAGTCCTGCTGCTACATCTGTTCACAATAGAGGAACTCCTTAATGGTTCCATCAAGGGGAGGAAGGGTTCTGTCCAGCGTTACAAAAAACCTTGGCTTGATCTACACAAAATGGCAGCTATTATTG ATGCCATTCGGACCAACTTTGGCCTGAAACTCAACACTTGGATCATCATAGAAAAGCTCCGAATGGCCCTAAGCTACATCACCAGCAATGTGAAGAAGTACAAACCAGTTGCAGCTAATTAG